Within the Gemmatimonadaceae bacterium genome, the region TGCGGCGCCAAGCGAACGAACACGCGCATCGACGCTGGAAGCCGGGCGATGCTGGCGCGAATCGAGCCGAAAATGGTCGATCGCGCCTCGAACTATTCGTTCGGCTTCAGCTGGCGCCCCGACTCGTCCTACGGGAAGGCGGCGTTGAACGCGCTCGCGGAAAGCGGCGACGAGGCGGCTCGCGTTCGGCTCGCGGCGATGCAGCACGCGGACTCGCTGCGGAAGGCCGAGGAGGGGCCGCACTACAACGAGCTGTCGCGGACGGATTACCCGATGATTGCCGGCAAGGTCGCGGGGATGCGCGCGTACCCCGAGTCGCTGGTCATCGCGCCGGGCGAGCGCGCGAGCGTCGAGCGCATTCGCCTTCTGCTCGTCGACAGCGCCGGGGTCGTGCTTGGGATGACGCGGTGGGTCCGCTGGCGCATCGGCATGGGCGCAGTGCAGTTCGTGCCGCCGGACATGCTGATCGCGAAACGGCCCGGTCGCACGGTGATTCACTACAGCCTCGCCGACGAGCCACAGCAGATGCTCGGCGCCCCGGTACCGGATCTCGACTACGCGGTCGTCGCCGCGTATCCGCCGGACGCGCACGCCCCGATATTCGAAGGCCGCGCGGTGGACGCGGACAGCAAGTCGCTGCTCGCCTGCGCGTCGGTGGCGCTCGAGGACAGCGCGCAGAATGTCGTCGCTCGTGGGCGCACCAGCGTGGGCGGCACCTTCGCGCTCAGCGCACCGCGCGCTGGCACGTATCGGGTGCGCGTCGAGACGCGGGGCTGGAGCCCCGTCTTCGGCCCGAACGAGCTCGCGAAGCCCGACGAGGACAGACAGCATGAGTATCTGGTCAAATTCAGTGAACAGATGCTCATGCCGCGATACATGCGCGACCCGGACGAGATGGAGCACGCGCACCCGGTCTCGCTACGAATGGAGGCGCCGACGGGCCCAAAGAGGGGGAGGGGCGCTGCACCGATCGTGAGCAGCGTGACGCTCGGCGGCTCGGAAGCGATGCCGATTCTCGGGATCGTCGGCCGCGCGCCGACGGGGACGCAGTGGATGCAGTTCGTCGTCGATTCGACTGGTCAGGTCGATCAGAAGTCGATCACGCTACCGTCGGGCACCGATCCGCGCGCGTTGACGAGTGTCACGTCGGTGCTGCCGCGAGTTCGCTTCGCGCCGGCGCGTGAAGCGGGGAAGCCGGTGTGTGAGTTGTTGAGGATGCAGGTGAACTTCAGTAGCCGTTAATGTCGTGCGCAATTACCCGATCGCTGAGGCGCGCGCTACCTCAATTGCCTGCGCCTCGCCGGCGGCCGCGGTCTCGGGCGCCGAGACGGCGAGCGGCCGGCCCGTCTCGAGGAGCGACTTGAGACTCGCAATCGCCTTTGGCCAACCCATCGAGATGCCTTTCAACACACCCGAACCGTCGCGGAGCTCGTCGTGGATGACCGTCAGTTTCACCTCGCCGCCTAACGGCTCTAGCTCGAACGTGACCTTGGAGTAGCCCTCGCGCCGGAGCGCGTCGTCGAACTCGACGCGCCAGGTGAAGACGAGTCGCCGCGGCGGATCGGACTCGAGCACTTCACCGCTGTCCGAGAGAGCACCGTCGCGGCCGATGTAACGCACCGGGGCACCCACGGCCCAGGTCGACTCGACCTTGCGACCGAACATATAGCGTTCCGTAAACTCGGCGGTCGTCAACGCGGCCCAGAGTCGCTCCGGTGTCGTCGCGATGTAGGTGACGTAGACGAAGCTTGGCTTAGTCATGTTCGGCTTCCTCCAATGCGCGCTTGAGATCGGCGAGTGCCGTTAGGCGCGACTTCTCGTATTCCCCGATCCACCGACGCATGATCTCGTGAATCGGCGCGGGATTGAGATAGTGCAGCTTCTCGCGTCCCTGCCACACGGTGACGACGAGATTCGCCGCCTCGAGCACCGCGAGGTGCTTCGTGACAGCCTGCCGCGACATGTCCAGATGATCGCCGAGCTCACCCAGTGTCTGCCCGTTGTTCGCGCGCAACTTGTCGAGCAACAGCCGCCGGTTGGGATCGGCGAGCGCTTTGAACACCTTGTCCATTGAGCGCGTTAATATGCAACTCTTTGGTTGCCTGTCAAGAGTGTTTCGTCAGTGGTACCTTACAGCACGCATCCGTCGGATGAGGCTTCTACCCCGGGAGATTTATTTGATCGACGACATCGACGACCTGTTGCCGGACGGAACGACGTTGTGATCAGGATCCATGCGGCAGCGGTTACCGCGAGCGACGTCTTCATCAGAAGGGATTCCTCCGACGCGGCGCGTCATGCGCCCGGACCACACCTGTAGCGATGTCCGCCACTTCGCGCTGGTGCGCGACCACCATATGCCTCGCAGTCGCGACCGTGGGACTCCCGTCATGGTCAGCGGGACAAAAAGCGCGATCTGCCACTGGTGGGCCGAGCTTCGCTCTTGCGCCTTGTCATCTCCAGGCTGTAAACGGCGACGGACGCTGCGGGACGTATTGGGTGTACGAGAACAGAAATCTCGTGCATGGCCGGCGCATTCCGCTTCTCGTCATCGTACTGCCGGCGCGCAATGGTCATCCACATGCGGACCCGATGTTCCTCGTCTCGCCCGGCGGCCCAGGGACGACAAATAGTGAGCAAGGACTCGTCATCGGCTGGAATGCGTGGTGGCGCGACGATCGCGACGTCGTGCTCGTCGATCTGCGCGGGACGAGTGGTCCCAATCGTCTCGACTGCACACTCCCCGGATCGAACGACCATCCTGCCGGCTACCTCGAAACGCTGTTCCCGCACGACGCGATCGCGCAGTGCCGGGATGCATTGTCGAAGGCGTCGCGCCGCCGTCACTCAGAAATCCGCTGCCACACGCACGCGCGGCGCAGGACGCACTCGATTCGATCCTGGCGGCGTGCGCACGGAGGGATGCCTGCCATCGCGCGTATCCCGACGGAAGGGCCGACCTCGACTCGATCCTCGCGCGCCTGCGCCACGCTCCCGCGAAGGTCGGCATCCCCAACGCAGCTGCCGGCACCGACACCACTCAGCTCCGCTGGCAACAGTTCGCCGAAGCGCTACGGGTCATGACGTACCGCGTGCCGACGCTCGTCGCCGTCCCCAAACTCCTGCATCAGGCGGCCAGAGGGGACATGACCGCGTTCGCGCTCGCGGCAATAACCTCCAATAGAGGATTGCGGTCGCTGTTGCGCTTTGGCTTCCTGCTGTCGATCACGTGTAGCGAAGATGTACCGCGGATTCGGGAAGCGGAGATTCATTCAGCAACGAGGGACACATATCTCGGGGATTCCCGCGTGCGCGAGCAGATCGGCGCCTGCGCGCAATGGCCGCACGCGCCGGTGCCCTCGGACTACGGCGCCCCGATTCGATCGAGCGTCCCGGTCTTCCTCCTCTCCGGTGCGTGGGACCCCGTGGCGCCGCCGAGCTATGGGGCCGACGCGGCGCGGTACCTCACGAACAGCATTCACGTCATCGCGCCTGGCGCGCACGTTCCGACGGGACCCTGCGTCGTCGCGATGGAGCGGGCGTTCCTGGCCGCGGCGTCGCCTAACGGTGTCAACACGGGCTGCGTCGCGACCATGACCCTTCCGCCATTCATCGTCGACTCGATCTCCTCGTGACCACGCGAGCTCGTTACCACGCGATCCCGTAATCCTCGCCGTTGTTGCTCGAGCCACCCCACATCGTGTGGTGCTTCATGTCGAGCAGGATGGCGTTGATGGGGCCTGACGTGCGCTCACCGATCTGCAGCGTGTACCCCATGGCTTGCAAGGCAGTTCGTGTCTCCATGGGAGTCGACGAACTAATGAGGATTCGGCCCGGGCGCGACTCATGTTGTCCAAAAGACGATCGCATCTGGTAGCTGTTGATGTTCGGCGCCTCGACCGCCTGCTGCGGCGTCATTCCCCATTCGACGACGTTGAGGAAGAACTGTAGCAAGTTCTGATCTTGTGAATCGCCGCCCTGCACCGAGAAGCAGAGGAATGGCGCGCCATCTTTCATGGCGATCGTCGGCGTCAACGTCACGCGTGGCCGCTTGCCTGGCTCGATGACATTGAACGGGCCATCCTTCGCGTCGGTGACGAAGCTCTGCGCGCGCTGGCTCAACCCGATCCCCGTGCGCCCCGCGATCACCGCCGGCACCCAGCCGCCGCTCGGCGTCACCGAGACGACCCAACCGGCCGAGTCAGCCGCCTCGATCGAGGTCGTACCGCTGTAGAAAGATTGAATGAATGCTGAATCGGCAGGTGGAACGTCCTGTTGGCCGCTGCGGCGTACCGTGTCGCCATTGGTCGACTTCCATTCGGCCAGCAAGTTGGCAAAGGGGTTGGTACCGTTCTGATATGGATACGGGTCTCCCGGCTTGATGTTCGGGTCGTTCTTCGTCCAGTCGATCGTTGCATAGCGAGCCTTCGCGTAATCCTTCGACAGCAGTCCCTTCGTTGGCTCCTCCGGCGGGAAGTACGGGTCGCCGTAGTAGAAGTCGCGATCGGCGAAGGCGAGGCTCATCGCCTGGTAGAGCGTGTGGATATACTTCGGCGAGTTGAAGCCCATCGGCTTGAGGTCGGCGTTCTCGAGAATGTTCAACGCCTGGAGCATTGCTGGACCCTGCTGCCAGAAGGGGAGCTTGTAGACGGTGATTCCCTTGTATGTCGTGCTCACGGGCTCCTCGATCCGGACTTTCCAATTCGCTAAATCCTGAAGCGTGAAGAGCCCACCGTCCTCCTGCACCCCGCGGACGATCTCGCGCGCGATGTCGCCTTTGTAGAACCGATCGTACGCGGCATAGATCGCCTGCTTGCGCGTCTTCCCCTGCTTGCGCGCCGTGCGCTCCGCGTCGACGAGCTTGCGCCACGTCGACGCGAGATCCTTCTGCACGAATACTTCGCCAGGCTCTGGTGCCTCTTTCGCCTGGCCCTGGTGCGTCAACATGATCGATGGCGAGTACTTCCACTTCTTGATCCAGTCCTTGTCGTGCTCGATGGTGTTGGCGAGCTGCGCCTCGATCGGATAGCCATCGGCCATCTGGATCGCCGGCGCGAGAACTTCCGCGAGCGACATCGTACCGTACTCGGCGAGCATGACCATCAGGCCGCCGGGCGTTCCCGGCGTGACCGCGGCGAGCGGCCCGTACTCCGGCGGATATTTATAACCTTTCGAATGATAGAATTCGGCAGTCGCTCCGCTTGGTGCGACGCCTAACGCGTCGATGCCGATGACCTTCTTCGTCTTCGGGTTATAGATGAGGGCCTGCGTCTCGCCGCCGCACGACAGCGTATCCCACATCGTGCATCCCGCGGCGAGCATGGCCGCGGTGGCGTCGACGGCGTTGCCACCCTTCGCGAAGATGATCGCGCCGGCGGTTGCCGACAGCGGCTTGCCGGTGATCGCGAGCCAATGCTCCGCGTGGAGGGGCGGCTTCTGCGTGCGGCGCGGGATCTGAGCGTTGGTCTGCTGTGCGCCGGCAGTCATCGACGCCGCAGCCACGAGAATCGCCGACAGACGCGTAATTGACATCGAACTTCCCGGGTTGATGTTAGGCTACGATGCTGTGCACACCAGATCCTTCGCTGCGCTCAGGATGACACACTCTCGTGTCATACTGAGCGAAGCGAAGGATCTTCTTTCATTTCTTTTTTACTCAATTGTCCGGCGCGTTCGACAAGGCCACTAACGATCGATCGGGTGCGCTTCCGCCAGCGGTCGGCCACGCCGTGCCAGAGGACGCGCGCGCTGACCACGGTTCCCGCAATCGCCGAAGCGGCGACG harbors:
- a CDS encoding carboxypeptidase-like regulatory domain-containing protein, whose protein sequence is MKSRLPILGLAGLSVLACTPPSQHTYIAPSNDNVVQTTEVNDANPPTHLVYVENHSTVPVIVFAIILTNCENVNIECGAKRTNTRIDAGSRAMLARIEPKMVDRASNYSFGFSWRPDSSYGKAALNALAESGDEAARVRLAAMQHADSLRKAEEGPHYNELSRTDYPMIAGKVAGMRAYPESLVIAPGERASVERIRLLLVDSAGVVLGMTRWVRWRIGMGAVQFVPPDMLIAKRPGRTVIHYSLADEPQQMLGAPVPDLDYAVVAAYPPDAHAPIFEGRAVDADSKSLLACASVALEDSAQNVVARGRTSVGGTFALSAPRAGTYRVRVETRGWSPVFGPNELAKPDEDRQHEYLVKFSEQMLMPRYMRDPDEMEHAHPVSLRMEAPTGPKRGRGAAPIVSSVTLGGSEAMPILGIVGRAPTGTQWMQFVVDSTGQVDQKSITLPSGTDPRALTSVTSVLPRVRFAPAREAGKPVCELLRMQVNFSSR
- a CDS encoding gamma-glutamyltransferase — encoded protein: MSITRLSAILVAAASMTAGAQQTNAQIPRRTQKPPLHAEHWLAITGKPLSATAGAIIFAKGGNAVDATAAMLAAGCTMWDTLSCGGETQALIYNPKTKKVIGIDALGVAPSGATAEFYHSKGYKYPPEYGPLAAVTPGTPGGLMVMLAEYGTMSLAEVLAPAIQMADGYPIEAQLANTIEHDKDWIKKWKYSPSIMLTHQGQAKEAPEPGEVFVQKDLASTWRKLVDAERTARKQGKTRKQAIYAAYDRFYKGDIAREIVRGVQEDGGLFTLQDLANWKVRIEEPVSTTYKGITVYKLPFWQQGPAMLQALNILENADLKPMGFNSPKYIHTLYQAMSLAFADRDFYYGDPYFPPEEPTKGLLSKDYAKARYATIDWTKNDPNIKPGDPYPYQNGTNPFANLLAEWKSTNGDTVRRSGQQDVPPADSAFIQSFYSGTTSIEAADSAGWVVSVTPSGGWVPAVIAGRTGIGLSQRAQSFVTDAKDGPFNVIEPGKRPRVTLTPTIAMKDGAPFLCFSVQGGDSQDQNLLQFFLNVVEWGMTPQQAVEAPNINSYQMRSSFGQHESRPGRILISSSTPMETRTALQAMGYTLQIGERTSGPINAILLDMKHHTMWGGSSNNGEDYGIAW
- a CDS encoding SRPBCC family protein, which gives rise to MTKPSFVYVTYIATTPERLWAALTTAEFTERYMFGRKVESTWAVGAPVRYIGRDGALSDSGEVLESDPPRRLVFTWRVEFDDALRREGYSKVTFELEPLGGEVKLTVIHDELRDGSGVLKGISMGWPKAIASLKSLLETGRPLAVSAPETAAAGEAQAIEVARASAIG
- a CDS encoding alpha/beta hydrolase, which translates into the protein MPGCIVEGVAPPSLRNPLPHARAAQDALDSILAACARRDACHRAYPDGRADLDSILARLRHAPAKVGIPNAAAGTDTTQLRWQQFAEALRVMTYRVPTLVAVPKLLHQAARGDMTAFALAAITSNRGLRSLLRFGFLLSITCSEDVPRIREAEIHSATRDTYLGDSRVREQIGACAQWPHAPVPSDYGAPIRSSVPVFLLSGAWDPVAPPSYGADAARYLTNSIHVIAPGAHVPTGPCVVAMERAFLAAASPNGVNTGCVATMTLPPFIVDSISS
- a CDS encoding metalloregulator ArsR/SmtB family transcription factor; this translates as MDKVFKALADPNRRLLLDKLRANNGQTLGELGDHLDMSRQAVTKHLAVLEAANLVVTVWQGREKLHYLNPAPIHEIMRRWIGEYEKSRLTALADLKRALEEAEHD